A genome region from Streptomyces pratensis includes the following:
- a CDS encoding SMI1/KNR4 family protein: MGVVESWSRVMNLLEQHAPAQYAELPGPATEQLLAAAEERMGIPLPQDLRAWLLQNNLDLPEEDVDDEVACCGFAGFPDEGSFFLGIRAMEILYSNRSRIGGFDPPDQPDNPFWRNEWIPFLSDQDGWTGKFIDARDGRIGRWFVGEITITGEYESLAHYFDSVAEMLTKIADGNHPVCEVDEGRLVWS, from the coding sequence ATGGGTGTGGTGGAGAGCTGGTCCCGCGTGATGAATCTGCTTGAGCAGCACGCCCCGGCCCAATACGCGGAACTGCCTGGGCCCGCTACGGAGCAGCTGCTCGCGGCCGCCGAGGAACGGATGGGCATCCCCCTCCCTCAGGATCTGCGGGCGTGGCTGCTGCAGAACAATCTGGATCTTCCTGAGGAAGATGTGGACGACGAAGTGGCATGTTGCGGCTTCGCCGGGTTCCCTGACGAGGGCAGCTTCTTTCTGGGCATCCGGGCGATGGAGATCCTCTATTCGAACCGCTCCAGGATCGGCGGATTCGACCCTCCGGACCAGCCGGACAATCCGTTCTGGCGTAATGAGTGGATCCCGTTCCTGTCCGACCAGGACGGCTGGACGGGAAAGTTCATCGACGCACGGGACGGGCGTATCGGCAGGTGGTTCGTGGGCGAGATCACGATCACGGGCGAGTACGAATCACTGGCTCACTATTTCGATTCCGTGGCAGAGATGCTGACGAAGATCGCCGATGGAAACCATCCGGTCTGCGAGGTCGACGAAGGGCGACTCGTCTGGTCGTGA